A window of Ranitomeya variabilis isolate aRanVar5 chromosome 2, aRanVar5.hap1, whole genome shotgun sequence contains these coding sequences:
- the COL10A1 gene encoding collagen alpha-1(X) chain, with protein sequence MNLQNSIFLLLLLPNFIYTSGYFPERHPKQSNVKGPPPFLPFNAKSQVIPSGPEQGPPGPPGPIGPRGLPGPPGPQGKPGYGTPGPQGAQGVPGPPGFSSIGKPGQPGIPGKHGELGVQGEKGDIGPIGLPGPRGLQGPPGLSGPAGISASGNPGPQGAIGNPGPRGVPGFKGEPGIPGSIGHKGQNGYGIQGQPGERGPPGIPGTPGPQGPIGIGNPGINGFPGQPGKVGERGLPGVPGLQGLSGPQGLPGQPGPTGIGKPGVNGAPGLPGPFGPKGHTGLPGMPGPQGMQGYGKPGLPGVKGLRGPEGIPGNPGMKGDHGEIGIPGQPGTPGVPGIAGIQGHRGIPGDIGMPGHKGDNGQKGSQGAAGPTGERGLPGLDGKPGYPGEPGLAGHKGIPGIAGQKGEKGIVGPPGVPGITGPVGLRGESGYSGEQGPRGATGIPGMRGPTGAAGSPGLPGQKGEQGFPGLPGANGISSNGMQGPMGPPGIPGTRGMNGEPGLPGPPGPPGQPGQMIMPHQMPDGYAKSGQIQGLRELRSSAFTAILSKAFPAVGVPIKFDKILYNRQNHYDVRTGIFTCRIPGLYYFSYHLHVKGSNIWVALYKNGTPLMYTYDEYKKGYLDQASGSAVIDLTENDQVWLQLPSAESNGLYSSDYIHSSFSGFLFGLT encoded by the exons ATGAATTTACAAAACAGCATCTTCTTGCTCTTGCTGCTTCCAAATTTTATCTACACATCTGGTTATTTTCCTGAAAGGCATCCAAAGCAATCCAACGTAAAAGGACCACCACCTTTCCTACCATTTAATGCAAAAAGTCAAG TTATTCCAAGCGGGCCAGAACAAGGGCCACCAGGTCCACCAGGGCCAATTGGTCCAAGAGGTTTACCTGGACCACCAGGACCTCAAGGAAAACCAGGTTACGGAACACCTGGTCCACAAGGAGCTCAGGGAGTGCCAGGACCACCGGGATTCTCTTCAATTGGAAAACCAGGCCAGCCAGGAATTCCTGGAAAACATGGAGAGCTTGGAGTTCAAGGTGAAAAAGGAGACATTGGACCAATTGGATTACCTGGACCAAGAGGTTTACAGGGACCACCTGGATTATCTGGTCCAGCTGGAATTTCTGCTTCTGGAAATCCAGGTCCTCAAGGAGCAATAGGAAACCCTGGGCCAAGAGGAGTTCCTGGATTTAAAGGTGAACCTGGTATACCTGGCAGTATTGGACATAAAGGACAAAATGGCTATGGAATCCAAGGTCAACCGGGTGAGAGAGGACCACCTGGTATACCAGGGACACCTGGGCCTCAAGGTCCTATTGGGATAGGCAACCCCGGCATAAATGGTTTTCCTGGACAGCCAGGAAAAGTAGGCGAAAGAGGTCTACCAGGTGTACCAGGGTTACAAGGTCTTTCTGGACCACAAGGACTACCTGGACAGCCTGGACCAACAGGAATTGGTAAGCCTGGGGTAAATGGTGCTCCTGGTCTTCCAGGGCCATTTGGACCCAAGGGACACACAGGACTCCCAGGTATGCCTGGCCCTCAAGGGATGCAAGGTTATGGAAAGCCAGGTTTACCAGGTGTAAAAGGATTAAGAGGACCTGAAGGCATACCTGGGAATCCTGGGATGAAAGGAGATCATGGAGAAATAGGCATTCCAGGACAGCCAGGTACACCAGGTGTGCCAGGAATTGCAGGTATTCAGGGGCATAGAGGTATTCCTGGAGACATAGGTATGCCAGGACATAAAGGTGATAATGGTCAAAAAGGTTCTCAAGGAGCAGCTGGACCTACAGGTGAAAGAGGTTTACCTGGTTTAGATGGTAAACCAGGCTATCCAGGTGAGCCAGGACTTGCTGGCCACAAAGGAATTCCAGGTATTGCAGGACAGAAAGGAGAAAAGGGTATTGTAGGTCCACCTGGGGTACCTGGAATTACTGGTCCAGTAGGCCTTAGAGGAGAGTCTGGTTATAGTGGAGAACAGGGTCCAAGAGGAGCTACAGGTATACCAGGTATGAGAGGGCCAACAGGAGCAGCAGGCAGTCCCGGACTTCCAGGTCAAAAGGGTGAACAAGGTTTCCCTGGTTTACCTGGTGCAAATGGGATTTCATCAAATGGCATGCAAGGACCAATGGGACCACCTGGGATTCCTGGTACAAGAGGAATGAATGGCGAGCCAGGATTACCAGGACCACCAGGTCCACCAGGACAGCCGGGTCAGATGATAATGCCACATCAAATGCCAGATGGCTATGCAAAATCAGGGCAAATTCAAGGTTTAAGAGAGCTTCGATCGTCAGCATTTACTGCTATTCTCTCCAAAGCATTTCCAGCAGTCGGAGTTCCTATAAAATTTGACAAGATTCTATATAACAGGCAAAATCACTATGATGTCCGAACTGGAATTTTTACATGTAGGATACCAGGCCTATATTATTTTTCTTACCATTTACATGTGAAAGGCTCAAATATTTGGGTGGCATTATATAAAAATGGTACACCATTAATGTATACCTATGATGAATACAAAAAAGGATACCTTGACCAGGCATCTGGTAGCGCTGTCATAGACCTTACAGAAAATGATCAAGTTTGGCTGCAGTTACCCAGTGCAGAATCCAATGGTTTATATTCTTCTGACTATATTCACTCATCTTTCTCAGGTTTCTTATTTGGCCTCACATGA